The DNA region TTTTCATCCCACATTTTGAATAGTCCTACCGGCCTTGCTTCAATCAGGCAGCCGGGGAAGGTCGGTTCCCAGACCAATACCAAGGCATCCAGCGGGTCTCCATCCTGGGCTACCGTGTCCGGAATAAAGCCGTAATCACTCGGATAATGGACAGCGGAAAAGAGCATCCGATCGAATCTGAGCACCCTTTTCTCTTTATCGTACTCGTACTTATTCCGGCTCCCTTTGGGGATTTCGATCATCACGGTAACGCTTAATCGCTCCTTCTTCGCAGCCACACCCCTCTCTCCTACTCAGTCTCCACACGTCGATCCGCTTATTTTTGAAGCATGGTCGCGCGCCGTGCGGCTCCATAGAGCGCTGTCTTCGGGTTCAGGATGACTCGAACCGGGATGGCCTCTAGCACCGAAGAGAGTCGCCCTTTGTCAGTAAACGCTCTCATAAATGTTCCATCACGGAGCTTTTCAATGATTTTTGGGGCGATGCCGCCGCCGACGAAAACACCTCCGACGGCCATAACCTTGAGCGCAAGATTGCCCGCTTCCGCTCCGTATATCGACACCAGCATATCCAGCGCCTTGACGCACAGCCCGTTTTGATTGGCGAGAGCGGCCTTCCCGATGGCAGCGCTTGGATCATCCTGTTGCAACTTTTCGGTGAGCCAGTCTGGCTCCTCACCGTAACCCGCGTCTCTGAGAA from Candidatus Methylomirabilota bacterium includes:
- a CDS encoding inorganic diphosphatase, with translation MIEIPKGSRNKYEYDKEKRVLRFDRMLFSAVHYPSDYGFIPDTVAQDGDPLDALVLVWEPTFPGCLIEARPVGLFKMWDEKGLDEKILCVPVSDPLWNYIESLADVPPHLLKEIAHFFAIYKDLEEKKTGVEGWEDRDAALKVIRESQHRYRNQ